Below is a window of Cydia amplana chromosome 3, ilCydAmpl1.1, whole genome shotgun sequence DNA.
TAAGACTCTGAAGTTTGAAGTAATAAGTAAGAAAATTAAAAGTTTGTTAGCGTGTAATAAAATACTTACCCGCCATGAAGTTTTTCTGAGTTCTCACTCAGGGCAAGTTTAATATTAAGCGTTGCTGGATATTAATTTACGTTTTTCATACCTGACGTTAACAAGAAAGCTGGCGTGACGTGGTACGCGTTTGcattaagtctcattttgtatgggattttgaacagcgcgccaagcaggacgttttggaaactcaaaatcccattcaaaatgacacttaacgcaaacgcgtacgtcacatcacgacacgctatcgaatgaaatttacactaggggtactgaACTTCAAAGTAATgcaatataagtatgtatagtttgtagctttctaatagagcccgaaggctaatcctattgtctattgttaagtaaaaccgctcgtgccacgtgccacaaccacctgcataaaaaatcggtacttcggttactgagtgccggcgagtcgaacgctacagaaccagtctaaaatgtgtcatcgagatgcgtaacaaaggcgcgttatcggagagcgcacctacactggttttttgagcgttggactagcctgcgctcaggtgccaaatagaataattaggacccttttttgcaggtaagtagcacgtgcggttttactgaacaatagacaataggataagccttcgggctctactagaaagctacaaactatacctaactGTGACAACTAATTTTTATTAATGACAGTCATTCGTACTAAATATTTAGTGTGCTGACAGTGTTGGCGGTATAAAGTATCAATgcaattaaatacctactaatttCGTAACGAATCAGTAACATTAAGcctcaacaaaataaaatttatagtttgatggttcattattttgtaagtgggtAGATTTGCACAGCATAatttttcctcagtcacccgttgaccacgaacgctgtaaagggttcgacacgtcgggatgtagaataaattcaatatacacgatataatccgttttagggtcaatttttgaagagggtattttttcgacatttgtatggcatttttttatttttggaaaatttgatttataatcatcgatttaggaaggatttttaacaacaaaaaatatactgtacgaggcaccactctactttttatagttagcTAGATATGGATGTCTGAAGATCgacatacacatttttatttcgactgtgtaccaacatatgaagcgtccatacaaatgtatcaaaatatatcaaaagagattattaagtacataaataaaactgtttccgcGTGCATACTTAATGGTGATAGACGCCCAACGAACCGCACTATTGCGTCGTAAAGTTAATTTAATCGTTATTCAATAGACAAAGAAGATTTTGGGGGGTATCTTtaagtcataacaaaacaagtgccgcgcgggacaacgataaaaaggcttctcttaaataacgcattaaattatcgaaatgactaaataaattctctagaaaatgctctttataaaaatataaagctattcataatacgttgcctacatccaaagttatgattttttaaattgggcaatgccgccactgggacacgcgaaaaacggcaaatttcgccgtttttggaccttcaatgcgattttgtcagaaacaaataattttgaaggtacagttgtacattatttttatagtttataatacactgaatgaaaatacatatatacatatctagtctttaagtcctatggacttcgagttttagccgtgggacagcaaaaaatgcctatttgaaaattgacccTTTAATAGTTTTACTTCATgaataactatcgcggtaaccaaaGACAATATTATTCGTTCCATTTCTTAGTTCTAAAGTAGACTCCGGCAAGTATTATGAATTTTACATGGATATATCCCAAGATCTTTTCAATAAATTTTACCTCTGTGATATATATCGAAAAGTACTCCAAAACGGGCCTGGGCCGTTTGCGCAACGCCGGGCGGCCGTGAGGCGCGCGCGCAGGGCTTTTCGAAAGGTCTGTTTTGCAATTGTCTGGATGTAGGACTAGTTATTTAGAGGGATCAATTTcgcaatttaaaatttaacgaaaattaaaaatgcgcgtttatgcttaattttttttatgattagtCAGTATTTTAGTAGCTACCTATATGTGTATACTACCACTTGAAAATTACTTTGTCAACTGTGCACtaattttctaattatttttcATCTTAGGTTCGGaatttacaatatggatataaaaatgaaatacaaaAAAGCATACAAAACcatatgttattttaaacagaatttaatttctatacaaaaaattgttatttaaattcTGATAATGTTTACACGTATTTTCAATTGGGTACGAGATTAAGACTAATTTTCCATATGATTAAATGTGCTTTTTAAGACTTGTACTTGTTGCAGATGACATTTTAATGtgttaattttgttaaatacatacctacatattttactttataaattAACATAGcacttatgtacctatatccaattacaataaaaactaattaaacaaCCACTTTACAACTTACAACacaaacaaacacttttctgaaaaccgcatcaaaatcggttcagccaaacgcgagataatcgcgaacaaacatacataaggtgtattcgggtatttccgaatgacgaatagtggcggatataATTCCGAAAGcagactcttactacaacggaatatgagtgattttacaatgattttcgggattacccgatttccggaattacccgaatacaccttacatacatacgggtcaaactgacaacctttttttttgaaggctgTTAAAAAGACGTTCACCAATAATAGAACAACACAGTCGTGTACGATGCGAAGTTGCATAAAGCTGTTACAGATAGACCCTCATTACGTCTCTTATGGAACTAGTTCTGTTCGTATGAGCTAGAAAGTTAATTGTGATACGTAACCATTATATAAGTAAGTCAATGTCGCCTTGTGATTTATATCTTGCCAGGTTAAATGTtgttatttcttaatttttgaTACCTAGGTACATATGCCACATGTTTACCGATCTAAAATAAAGTTTCATATTTTATTcgtttattatattaaataatattgttacaattacaataaaggtacttacctaaaggTAACCTAAAGGTAAAATGAACAAAacgaaatacataatatatcataCTCGAAGTACttttacctacctatctatatacatagtgacttaaagtacctaatttatcTTCAGTTTTTGTACATACTCGTACTGACTTTTTAGCAATTGACATAGGTaatacacataggtacctaacacaTTAGTTATTTAATCACGTGTGTCTAATGATCAGATATTGTCAATTCTGTAGCAATTTAGTGCAGCCTTGTTGCATTAAACTGGTAACTACATATAAAATTTAagatgaaataattaatttggaCGTATTGTCTGCTTCTGTGTTACAATAAAGTGTTCAACCTGAATTCATAATTAGGAAAGAGGAGACTCTTTCCTACAAAATTtacgattatttaatttatgatgTCTGGTAGTGACATGtccagcgagctgcaaaattgtaTGGATATATTATGTATGACTACATTTATAAAGTGGCCCTGCAATTTTGCTGTGGGGTGTACAAaagcaaaaatataaaaaaaacaacgggttgcactccgggagtgccaacagaagtaaaaactcaatgactagtccaaaatgtctgcagcactacttatgtataattaaccctcctttctattgaaaaactttagttctgaaattgctggtcagtgagcttgtttaaaattcgaaattcaaatttgtagcgttaattgtttaaaattcgaatagaaattgtaaagttaccttgcagacctcgtatCTGAATatattggtcatgatattttaagatttattcaccagtactagagttcacttttattagcgatttcatcaagatgtagctttattgaattatgtcattgagtttttctttattgatttaaatgccatctaaatgagtggccatctaaaccttacggtcacgtgatcgccttcgctgtctcgagtttataattttttccctacttacctcaaaaagtgcccagcgccgctaaagaagttttcacttcaataaaacgAAATTTATGTTAGGACTGACAAAGTTgttcaaaaatgtatttggcttGTCATCAACTCATCAGCTAATATTCAATGTTTTGCAAGTATCGATTGTCTACCAATTCTTAAATTtacgtttaaaaatattacattttgttCCAGAGTTACGAGCAGTATCCTATCCGTTATGAGCAAGCTGTATACCGCAAGCCCCTCCGCGAACACGAGAAGCCGCAAGACTTGCGCAACGTGCCGGGGGTCCCCGGCGTAGACTACCCCGTCTACCATGAAGTTCCCGAGACTGGCTTCTCTTGTGCACACGTGCCTGTACACCCTGGAATGTACGCTAATGTAGAAACTGGATGTCAGGTAAATATCGAGCCAGAtgcatttgttttaaattacgaTCAAGTGTACTGACCAAATTGTATAGATTTcgaattttaggtatttagttaCATCACTGTAGCAAACAAACATACCGCCCTCAGATCGTTGGCGGTTAACTGTAAGCTAAAATATACGATGTGGAAACATCTAAAATAGTAACGTTAATATGTAATTACGTATATGTTACAGTATATAACGTTATATAACAGCCAATATGGGACCACCATAAGACtccagtatttatttatatcgctGGTTGAGACAAACTCAAAAACCCAACGCAGGCATATAATATTCCGTGacgaattttaaattttattccttCGCCATAGGCGCCAAATTAAATTGGAACCACGCCTAAAAATTCTAGGCCTGTTTATACAAACAAAGCATCGTATTGCAATTTGCAATGCCCCTATGCAACTGGCCCCGGGCCACAGATTAATTATCCATTCGGACACAACCCAGACACAAAAGGTCCAGCAAGTGCCTAGCCCCCGGGCACAGTTAACGGTTTAAAACAACATTGAACATTGGAGGGTTGGACCCAGACTTGTTGCCCCTTAATAAGTTGAActtataattttgtttatttaggtacctacttaacgaATAAGAAATTGAGAAATTGTGATATTTGTGATGTAGGTAGTCTAAGAAGGTTTACTTTAATGAAAACTGAAAtcgaaaaagaaaaagaaaatgttATCCTATTAAGTATATGCGTTACCACAGATAAGTTTGAAGCCCAAGCCAAACATTGCAACATCGGTTAACAGTTAATAATAATGATTGTTTCCTAATTTCCCAGGCCTACCACGTGTGCCACGACGGGCGAGAAGGCCACCAAGGGGCATCTTTCCTTTGCACTAACGGCACACTCTTCGACCAAGAGAAGTTTGCCTGCGACTGGTGGTACAACGTCGACTGTGGCCAGGCTATAGCACATTACAAGTGAGCGTACACGCATTTTTGATTCAATAAGATTTGCAGATAAATGGAATACTTTTTTTACGgatatttaaactt
It encodes the following:
- the LOC134662521 gene encoding uncharacterized protein LOC134662521 → MCGEMGKAVLRALTGALLCGLVSDAAYLQSYEQYPIRYEQAVYRKPLREHEKPQDLRNVPGVPGVDYPVYHEVPETGFSCAHVPVHPGMYANVETGCQAYHVCHDGREGHQGASFLCTNGTLFDQEKFACDWWYNVDCGQAIAHYKLNADPRKNPYVPKPKHEEELEHEAPLGIPYKRIYH